In Rhodamnia argentea isolate NSW1041297 chromosome 4, ASM2092103v1, whole genome shotgun sequence, the following proteins share a genomic window:
- the LOC115726175 gene encoding receptor-like cytoplasmic kinase 176 isoform X1, translated as MEKSRCGCWAVLRRTSSASRDSANAIPRTSTVYDAGGSTNMIVTSCFCRSSIFISCSNKMAAETRYLNASNREMYPPNEARLSSDMPEPPLGENKPKCQLLQFSFQELKSATGNFRPDSILGEGGFGYVFKGWIEENGTAPAKPGSGITVAVKSLKPDGLQGHREWMAEVEFLGQLHHPNLVKLVGCCIEDDQRLLVYEFMTRGSLENHLFRRAVPLPWSNRIKIALGAAKGLAFLHGNRKPVIYRDFKTSNILLDSEYNAKLSDFGLAKAGPQGDKTHVSTRVVGTYGYAAPEYVMTGHLTSKSDVYSFGVVLLEILTGRRSMDKKRPSAEQNLVTWARPHLLDKRKLYQLVDPRLELNYSIKGVQKVSQLAYNCLSRDAKCRPMMDEVVKVLTPLQDLNDLAILSCHSRLYQQGRRKKKPDPAQQRSYAQTKSIRDSPLNTGKQNSK; from the exons atggagaagAGCAGGTGTGGCTGCTGGGCTGTTCTGAGACGCACCTCGTCCGCTTCAAGAGACTCTGCTAACGCTATTCCTCGTACCAGCACAGTTTACGATGCAGGTGGCAGCACTAACATGATCGTTACCTCGTGTTTCTGCAGAAGTTCAATCTTTATTTCGTGCAGCAACAAAATgg CAGCCGAGACGCGATACCTCAATGCGAGCAACCGCGAGATGTATCCTCCTAACGAAGCTCGCTTATCCTCGGATATGCCCGAGCCACCATTGGGGGAAAATAAACCCAAGTGCCAGCTTCTCCAGTTCTCTTTTCAGGAGCTAAAATCCGCGACCGGGAACTTCAGGCCGGATAGTATACTTGGGGAGGGAGGATTTGGTTATGTCTTCAAAGGGTGGATTGAGGAGAACGGTACGGCCCCCGCGAAACCTGGTTCGGGAATTACAGTTGCTGTGAAAAGCTTGAAGCCAGATGGTCTCCAGGGGCACAGAGAATGGATG GCCGAAGTCGAATTTTTGGGACAGCTTCACCATCCCAATCTTGTTAAGCTCGTTGGTTGCTGCATTGAAGATGATCAGAGGTTGCTTGTCTATGAGTTTATGACCAGGGGAAGCCTTGAAAATCATCTTTTCAGGA GAGCCGTGCCTCTTCCATGGTCCAACAGGATAAAGATCGCCCTCGGTGCGGCAAAAGGATTGGCCTTCCTGCACGGGAACCGGAAACCGGTCATTTACAGAGATTTTAAGACTTCAAATATTTTGCTTGATTCG GAGTACAATGCAAAGCTTTCGGATTTCGGTTTGGCGAAAGCCGGGCCACAGGGAGACAAAACTCATGTTTCTACTAGAGTTGTGGGGACATATGGCTATGCTGCTCCCGAATATGTAATGACAG GTCATTTGACATCGAAAAGTGACGTCTATAGCTTCGGCGTTGTGCTTCTCGAGATCCTAACGGGTAGAAGATCAATGGACAAGAAACGTCCCAGTGCAGAACAAAACCTCGTAACGTGGGCCCGACCCCATTTGCTGGACAAGAGGAAGCTTTACCAGCTGGTTGATCCACGCCTCGAACTGAACTACTCGATCAAAGGAGTCCAGAAGGTGTCTCAATTAGCCTACAATTGCCTCAGCAGGGATGCCAAGTGCCGCCCCATGATGGACGAAGTCGTCAAGGTGCTCACTCCATTACAAGACCTCAACGACCTCGCAATCTTGTCTTGCCACTCACGGTTGTATCAACAAGGAAGGCGCAAAAAAAAGCCTGACCCAGCTCAGCAGCGGAGTTATGCCCAGACCAAAAGCATTAGAGATTCTCCCCTGAACACTGGCAAGCAGAACTCGAAGTGA
- the LOC115726175 gene encoding serine/threonine-protein kinase PBL35-like isoform X2 yields the protein MEKSRCGCWAVLRRTSSASRDSANAIPRTSTVYDAGGSTNMIVTSCFCRSSIFISCSNKMAETRYLNASNREMYPPNEARLSSDMPEPPLGENKPKCQLLQFSFQELKSATGNFRPDSILGEGGFGYVFKGWIEENGTAPAKPGSGITVAVKSLKPDGLQGHREWMAEVEFLGQLHHPNLVKLVGCCIEDDQRLLVYEFMTRGSLENHLFRRAVPLPWSNRIKIALGAAKGLAFLHGNRKPVIYRDFKTSNILLDSEYNAKLSDFGLAKAGPQGDKTHVSTRVVGTYGYAAPEYVMTGHLTSKSDVYSFGVVLLEILTGRRSMDKKRPSAEQNLVTWARPHLLDKRKLYQLVDPRLELNYSIKGVQKVSQLAYNCLSRDAKCRPMMDEVVKVLTPLQDLNDLAILSCHSRLYQQGRRKKKPDPAQQRSYAQTKSIRDSPLNTGKQNSK from the exons atggagaagAGCAGGTGTGGCTGCTGGGCTGTTCTGAGACGCACCTCGTCCGCTTCAAGAGACTCTGCTAACGCTATTCCTCGTACCAGCACAGTTTACGATGCAGGTGGCAGCACTAACATGATCGTTACCTCGTGTTTCTGCAGAAGTTCAATCTTTATTTCGTGCAGCAACAAAATgg CCGAGACGCGATACCTCAATGCGAGCAACCGCGAGATGTATCCTCCTAACGAAGCTCGCTTATCCTCGGATATGCCCGAGCCACCATTGGGGGAAAATAAACCCAAGTGCCAGCTTCTCCAGTTCTCTTTTCAGGAGCTAAAATCCGCGACCGGGAACTTCAGGCCGGATAGTATACTTGGGGAGGGAGGATTTGGTTATGTCTTCAAAGGGTGGATTGAGGAGAACGGTACGGCCCCCGCGAAACCTGGTTCGGGAATTACAGTTGCTGTGAAAAGCTTGAAGCCAGATGGTCTCCAGGGGCACAGAGAATGGATG GCCGAAGTCGAATTTTTGGGACAGCTTCACCATCCCAATCTTGTTAAGCTCGTTGGTTGCTGCATTGAAGATGATCAGAGGTTGCTTGTCTATGAGTTTATGACCAGGGGAAGCCTTGAAAATCATCTTTTCAGGA GAGCCGTGCCTCTTCCATGGTCCAACAGGATAAAGATCGCCCTCGGTGCGGCAAAAGGATTGGCCTTCCTGCACGGGAACCGGAAACCGGTCATTTACAGAGATTTTAAGACTTCAAATATTTTGCTTGATTCG GAGTACAATGCAAAGCTTTCGGATTTCGGTTTGGCGAAAGCCGGGCCACAGGGAGACAAAACTCATGTTTCTACTAGAGTTGTGGGGACATATGGCTATGCTGCTCCCGAATATGTAATGACAG GTCATTTGACATCGAAAAGTGACGTCTATAGCTTCGGCGTTGTGCTTCTCGAGATCCTAACGGGTAGAAGATCAATGGACAAGAAACGTCCCAGTGCAGAACAAAACCTCGTAACGTGGGCCCGACCCCATTTGCTGGACAAGAGGAAGCTTTACCAGCTGGTTGATCCACGCCTCGAACTGAACTACTCGATCAAAGGAGTCCAGAAGGTGTCTCAATTAGCCTACAATTGCCTCAGCAGGGATGCCAAGTGCCGCCCCATGATGGACGAAGTCGTCAAGGTGCTCACTCCATTACAAGACCTCAACGACCTCGCAATCTTGTCTTGCCACTCACGGTTGTATCAACAAGGAAGGCGCAAAAAAAAGCCTGACCCAGCTCAGCAGCGGAGTTATGCCCAGACCAAAAGCATTAGAGATTCTCCCCTGAACACTGGCAAGCAGAACTCGAAGTGA
- the LOC115726175 gene encoding serine/threonine-protein kinase PBL35-like isoform X4 gives MEKSRCGCWAVLRRTSSASRDSANAIPRTSTVYDAAETRYLNASNREMYPPNEARLSSDMPEPPLGENKPKCQLLQFSFQELKSATGNFRPDSILGEGGFGYVFKGWIEENGTAPAKPGSGITVAVKSLKPDGLQGHREWMAEVEFLGQLHHPNLVKLVGCCIEDDQRLLVYEFMTRGSLENHLFRRAVPLPWSNRIKIALGAAKGLAFLHGNRKPVIYRDFKTSNILLDSEYNAKLSDFGLAKAGPQGDKTHVSTRVVGTYGYAAPEYVMTGHLTSKSDVYSFGVVLLEILTGRRSMDKKRPSAEQNLVTWARPHLLDKRKLYQLVDPRLELNYSIKGVQKVSQLAYNCLSRDAKCRPMMDEVVKVLTPLQDLNDLAILSCHSRLYQQGRRKKKPDPAQQRSYAQTKSIRDSPLNTGKQNSK, from the exons atggagaagAGCAGGTGTGGCTGCTGGGCTGTTCTGAGACGCACCTCGTCCGCTTCAAGAGACTCTGCTAACGCTATTCCTCGTACCAGCACAGTTTACGATGCAG CCGAGACGCGATACCTCAATGCGAGCAACCGCGAGATGTATCCTCCTAACGAAGCTCGCTTATCCTCGGATATGCCCGAGCCACCATTGGGGGAAAATAAACCCAAGTGCCAGCTTCTCCAGTTCTCTTTTCAGGAGCTAAAATCCGCGACCGGGAACTTCAGGCCGGATAGTATACTTGGGGAGGGAGGATTTGGTTATGTCTTCAAAGGGTGGATTGAGGAGAACGGTACGGCCCCCGCGAAACCTGGTTCGGGAATTACAGTTGCTGTGAAAAGCTTGAAGCCAGATGGTCTCCAGGGGCACAGAGAATGGATG GCCGAAGTCGAATTTTTGGGACAGCTTCACCATCCCAATCTTGTTAAGCTCGTTGGTTGCTGCATTGAAGATGATCAGAGGTTGCTTGTCTATGAGTTTATGACCAGGGGAAGCCTTGAAAATCATCTTTTCAGGA GAGCCGTGCCTCTTCCATGGTCCAACAGGATAAAGATCGCCCTCGGTGCGGCAAAAGGATTGGCCTTCCTGCACGGGAACCGGAAACCGGTCATTTACAGAGATTTTAAGACTTCAAATATTTTGCTTGATTCG GAGTACAATGCAAAGCTTTCGGATTTCGGTTTGGCGAAAGCCGGGCCACAGGGAGACAAAACTCATGTTTCTACTAGAGTTGTGGGGACATATGGCTATGCTGCTCCCGAATATGTAATGACAG GTCATTTGACATCGAAAAGTGACGTCTATAGCTTCGGCGTTGTGCTTCTCGAGATCCTAACGGGTAGAAGATCAATGGACAAGAAACGTCCCAGTGCAGAACAAAACCTCGTAACGTGGGCCCGACCCCATTTGCTGGACAAGAGGAAGCTTTACCAGCTGGTTGATCCACGCCTCGAACTGAACTACTCGATCAAAGGAGTCCAGAAGGTGTCTCAATTAGCCTACAATTGCCTCAGCAGGGATGCCAAGTGCCGCCCCATGATGGACGAAGTCGTCAAGGTGCTCACTCCATTACAAGACCTCAACGACCTCGCAATCTTGTCTTGCCACTCACGGTTGTATCAACAAGGAAGGCGCAAAAAAAAGCCTGACCCAGCTCAGCAGCGGAGTTATGCCCAGACCAAAAGCATTAGAGATTCTCCCCTGAACACTGGCAAGCAGAACTCGAAGTGA
- the LOC115726175 gene encoding serine/threonine-protein kinase PBL35-like isoform X3: MEKSRCGCWAVLRRTSSASRDSANAIPRTSTVYDAAAETRYLNASNREMYPPNEARLSSDMPEPPLGENKPKCQLLQFSFQELKSATGNFRPDSILGEGGFGYVFKGWIEENGTAPAKPGSGITVAVKSLKPDGLQGHREWMAEVEFLGQLHHPNLVKLVGCCIEDDQRLLVYEFMTRGSLENHLFRRAVPLPWSNRIKIALGAAKGLAFLHGNRKPVIYRDFKTSNILLDSEYNAKLSDFGLAKAGPQGDKTHVSTRVVGTYGYAAPEYVMTGHLTSKSDVYSFGVVLLEILTGRRSMDKKRPSAEQNLVTWARPHLLDKRKLYQLVDPRLELNYSIKGVQKVSQLAYNCLSRDAKCRPMMDEVVKVLTPLQDLNDLAILSCHSRLYQQGRRKKKPDPAQQRSYAQTKSIRDSPLNTGKQNSK, from the exons atggagaagAGCAGGTGTGGCTGCTGGGCTGTTCTGAGACGCACCTCGTCCGCTTCAAGAGACTCTGCTAACGCTATTCCTCGTACCAGCACAGTTTACGATGCAG CAGCCGAGACGCGATACCTCAATGCGAGCAACCGCGAGATGTATCCTCCTAACGAAGCTCGCTTATCCTCGGATATGCCCGAGCCACCATTGGGGGAAAATAAACCCAAGTGCCAGCTTCTCCAGTTCTCTTTTCAGGAGCTAAAATCCGCGACCGGGAACTTCAGGCCGGATAGTATACTTGGGGAGGGAGGATTTGGTTATGTCTTCAAAGGGTGGATTGAGGAGAACGGTACGGCCCCCGCGAAACCTGGTTCGGGAATTACAGTTGCTGTGAAAAGCTTGAAGCCAGATGGTCTCCAGGGGCACAGAGAATGGATG GCCGAAGTCGAATTTTTGGGACAGCTTCACCATCCCAATCTTGTTAAGCTCGTTGGTTGCTGCATTGAAGATGATCAGAGGTTGCTTGTCTATGAGTTTATGACCAGGGGAAGCCTTGAAAATCATCTTTTCAGGA GAGCCGTGCCTCTTCCATGGTCCAACAGGATAAAGATCGCCCTCGGTGCGGCAAAAGGATTGGCCTTCCTGCACGGGAACCGGAAACCGGTCATTTACAGAGATTTTAAGACTTCAAATATTTTGCTTGATTCG GAGTACAATGCAAAGCTTTCGGATTTCGGTTTGGCGAAAGCCGGGCCACAGGGAGACAAAACTCATGTTTCTACTAGAGTTGTGGGGACATATGGCTATGCTGCTCCCGAATATGTAATGACAG GTCATTTGACATCGAAAAGTGACGTCTATAGCTTCGGCGTTGTGCTTCTCGAGATCCTAACGGGTAGAAGATCAATGGACAAGAAACGTCCCAGTGCAGAACAAAACCTCGTAACGTGGGCCCGACCCCATTTGCTGGACAAGAGGAAGCTTTACCAGCTGGTTGATCCACGCCTCGAACTGAACTACTCGATCAAAGGAGTCCAGAAGGTGTCTCAATTAGCCTACAATTGCCTCAGCAGGGATGCCAAGTGCCGCCCCATGATGGACGAAGTCGTCAAGGTGCTCACTCCATTACAAGACCTCAACGACCTCGCAATCTTGTCTTGCCACTCACGGTTGTATCAACAAGGAAGGCGCAAAAAAAAGCCTGACCCAGCTCAGCAGCGGAGTTATGCCCAGACCAAAAGCATTAGAGATTCTCCCCTGAACACTGGCAAGCAGAACTCGAAGTGA